One genomic segment of Chitinibacter sp. FCG-7 includes these proteins:
- a CDS encoding cysteine hydrolase family protein produces MSLALLVIDVQQSFEHAPYWNTHDLPQFQRQLNRLIGICQSRAIPVVNILHVDQDAAFHADSGWVKPMAFLQHTPSATFEKHVHNALTESGLLHWLRERQISRLIISGIRTEQCCETTARVASDLGFDVDFVSEATLTFAMTHANGRMYSAAEIKARTELVLAGRFARIVTVTELEAELSGQFALQERQYA; encoded by the coding sequence ATGTCCTTAGCGCTATTAGTCATTGATGTACAACAATCGTTTGAACATGCTCCGTATTGGAATACGCACGATCTGCCGCAGTTTCAGCGCCAGCTCAATCGCCTGATTGGCATTTGTCAGTCCAGGGCGATTCCGGTGGTGAATATTCTGCACGTCGATCAAGACGCGGCTTTTCACGCCGACAGCGGCTGGGTCAAGCCGATGGCTTTTTTGCAGCACACACCCAGCGCGACCTTTGAAAAGCACGTCCACAATGCGCTCACCGAATCCGGCTTGCTACACTGGCTGCGTGAACGGCAGATTAGCCGACTCATCATCAGCGGCATCCGCACCGAGCAATGTTGCGAGACCACGGCGCGCGTGGCGTCCGATCTGGGTTTCGACGTTGATTTTGTGTCGGAGGCGACGCTCACCTTTGCGATGACCCACGCCAATGGCCGGATGTACAGCGCCGCCGAAATCAAAGCGCGCACCGAGCTGGTACTGGCCGGGCGCTTTGCCCGTATCGTGACGGTTACTGAGCTGGAGGCCGAATTGTCGGGCCAATTTGCACTGCAGGAGCGCCAATATGCTTGA
- a CDS encoding SIMPL domain-containing protein (The SIMPL domain is named for its presence in mouse protein SIMPL (signalling molecule that associates with mouse pelle-like kinase). Bacterial member BP26, from Brucella, was shown to assemble into a channel-like structure, while YggE from E. coli has been associated with resistance to oxidative stress.), whose amino-acid sequence MKRKAILVALLAMPCLALADTAPQYNVVNLDASVSRQIDNDMAQATLFVELSDSDSSKLAEKINQTIAAAQKTLKQFPTVQSAGTGYSSYPVYSNKNNQLQAWRSRGELRINSKDFAALSQLIAQLQKPQSNGIALQLADIRYEVSEQSRKAAEDVLIEEGIKAFRARANIIQRSMGGAAWKTMQMNVQTQANYPQPRMYKAALMAAEAAPAPVDAGESRLVVNVNGSIQVGN is encoded by the coding sequence ATGAAAAGAAAAGCAATCTTGGTCGCTCTGCTGGCGATGCCGTGTCTGGCGCTGGCCGATACTGCGCCGCAATACAATGTGGTGAATCTGGACGCCAGTGTAAGCCGGCAAATTGACAATGATATGGCGCAGGCGACTTTGTTTGTAGAGCTAAGCGATAGTGATTCGAGCAAGCTGGCTGAAAAAATCAACCAGACCATTGCTGCGGCTCAAAAAACATTAAAGCAGTTTCCAACTGTGCAATCGGCTGGCACAGGCTATAGCAGCTATCCGGTTTACAGTAATAAAAACAATCAGTTGCAAGCCTGGCGCAGCCGTGGCGAGTTGCGGATTAATTCAAAAGATTTTGCCGCCTTGTCCCAATTGATTGCCCAGCTGCAAAAGCCTCAAAGCAATGGCATCGCGCTGCAATTGGCCGATATTCGCTATGAAGTCTCCGAGCAAAGCCGCAAGGCTGCTGAAGATGTGCTGATTGAAGAGGGCATCAAGGCTTTCCGTGCGCGGGCGAATATTATCCAGCGCAGCATGGGTGGTGCAGCGTGGAAAACCATGCAGATGAATGTGCAGACACAAGCCAATTATCCGCAGCCGCGCATGTATAAGGCTGCTCTGATGGCGGCCGAGGCTGCGCCCGCTCCGGTCGACGCTGGCGAAAGCCGCCTGGTGGTCAATGTCAATGGCAGCATTCAGGTCGGCAATTAA
- a CDS encoding SoxR reducing system RseC family protein, with the protein MIETQAQVIRTEGTYAWIRIRPHSPCGNCDPETGCKSVAITRMFGQAQDSYRVSNPIAAQNNDLVMVAIAEDALLKTALWAYGLPMLLLLLGAGIASYWFQHDELATLLGAGLGLFIGFLVLRHLPASNAAEPTIIAKVQTGQVVKTCELKRTH; encoded by the coding sequence ATGATTGAAACGCAAGCCCAAGTGATTCGTACCGAAGGTACTTATGCCTGGATCCGGATCCGGCCGCATAGCCCGTGCGGCAATTGCGACCCTGAAACCGGTTGCAAATCGGTTGCGATCACCCGCATGTTCGGGCAGGCGCAGGATAGTTACCGCGTCAGCAACCCGATTGCGGCGCAAAACAATGATCTGGTCATGGTTGCGATTGCCGAAGACGCTTTGCTCAAAACAGCCCTGTGGGCTTATGGTCTGCCGATGTTGCTGCTATTGCTGGGGGCGGGCATTGCCAGTTACTGGTTTCAACACGATGAATTGGCGACTTTGCTTGGCGCCGGGCTGGGGCTTTTTATCGGCTTTCTGGTCTTGCGCCATCTGCCCGCCAGCAATGCCGCCGAGCCCACGATTATTGCCAAAGTGCAAACTGGACAGGTTGTTAAAACCTGTGAACTAAAACGTACTCATTGA
- the nadB gene encoding L-aspartate oxidase yields MRKFDVLILGSGLGGMTIALQLAEKLKVGLITKRELRDGGSGWAQGGIAAVLDDSDSIELHIKDTHVAGAGLCDTEATRFIIENSKDAIDWLIKMGVPFTKDESGDTSYQGYHLTREGGHSHRRIIHAADATGAAVIDTLAIKVAAHPNITLLEEHIAVDLITERSGESSRCVGAYVYDKTADRVETILAPFTVLATGGAGKVYLYTTNPDVATGDGIAMGWRAGCRVSNMEFIQFHPTCLYHPHAKSFLITEAVRGEGGILRLPDGTRFMPSHDERAELAPRDVVARAIDFEMKRGGYDCVYLDISYKPAAFVKEHFPNIYQRCLELGIDITKEPIPVVPAAHYTCGGLITDLDGRTDLASLYAVGEVACTGLHGANRLASNSLLECMVLGKAAAHDILQQAPQTLPDIAEWDESRVTDPDEEVVISHNWDELRRFMWDYVGIVRTNKRLERALHRIELLKSEIHEFYRNFRVSNDLLELRNLVITAELIVRCAMARKESRGLHYSRDYPGIDLESKPTLLKPESKK; encoded by the coding sequence ATGCGCAAATTCGATGTGCTGATTTTAGGTAGTGGGCTCGGCGGGATGACCATCGCCTTGCAGTTGGCAGAAAAATTAAAAGTTGGCCTGATCACCAAGCGCGAGCTGCGCGATGGCGGCAGCGGCTGGGCGCAAGGCGGCATTGCTGCCGTACTGGATGACTCGGACAGTATCGAGCTGCATATTAAGGACACGCACGTAGCAGGGGCCGGGCTGTGCGATACCGAAGCCACCCGCTTTATCATCGAAAACTCCAAAGACGCCATCGACTGGCTGATCAAGATGGGCGTGCCCTTCACCAAAGATGAGTCAGGTGACACCAGCTATCAGGGCTACCACCTCACCCGTGAAGGCGGGCACAGCCATCGGCGGATTATTCATGCGGCCGATGCGACCGGCGCGGCGGTGATTGACACGCTGGCGATCAAAGTCGCGGCGCACCCGAACATCACCCTTTTGGAAGAACACATCGCCGTTGATTTGATCACCGAGCGCAGCGGCGAGAGCAGCCGTTGTGTTGGCGCTTATGTGTATGACAAAACCGCCGATCGGGTTGAAACCATTCTGGCGCCGTTTACCGTGCTGGCCACTGGCGGTGCGGGCAAAGTATATCTGTACACCACCAATCCCGACGTCGCGACCGGCGACGGTATCGCGATGGGCTGGCGCGCCGGTTGCCGTGTGTCGAATATGGAATTTATCCAGTTCCATCCGACTTGCCTGTATCACCCTCACGCCAAATCCTTCCTGATTACCGAAGCGGTGCGCGGCGAAGGCGGTATTTTGCGCCTGCCCGATGGTACGCGTTTTATGCCTAGCCATGACGAACGTGCCGAACTCGCCCCGCGCGATGTCGTTGCACGCGCGATTGACTTTGAAATGAAGCGTGGCGGTTACGATTGCGTCTACCTTGATATTTCGTACAAACCCGCCGCTTTTGTGAAAGAGCATTTCCCGAATATCTACCAGCGCTGCCTTGAGCTGGGCATCGACATCACCAAAGAGCCGATCCCGGTGGTACCGGCGGCGCACTACACTTGCGGCGGCCTGATCACCGATCTGGATGGCCGTACCGATCTGGCCAGTCTCTACGCGGTTGGCGAAGTCGCGTGTACCGGTTTGCATGGCGCAAATCGCCTCGCGTCCAACTCGCTACTTGAATGCATGGTGCTGGGCAAAGCCGCCGCGCACGATATTCTGCAGCAGGCACCGCAAACACTGCCCGACATCGCCGAATGGGACGAAAGCCGCGTGACCGACCCGGATGAGGAAGTGGTGATTTCGCACAACTGGGATGAGCTGCGTCGCTTTATGTGGGACTACGTCGGGATTGTGCGCACCAATAAACGGCTGGAGCGTGCGCTGCACCGCATTGAACTACTCAAGAGTGAAATTCACGAGTTTTACCGCAATTTCCGGGTTTCCAACGATTTGCTGGAGCTGCGCAATCTGGTGATTACCGCCGAACTCATCGTGCGCTGCGCGATGGCGCGCAAAGAAAGCCGCGGCCTGCACTACAGCCGCGATTACCCCGGGATTGATCTGGAATCCAAACCCACTCTACTGAAACCGGAAAGTAAAAAATAG
- a CDS encoding MucB/RseB C-terminal domain-containing protein, whose product MSACAALLMALPASHAAEMLDKDDASKLLERTAAAAKTATYAGTYVYQHGEEISSYRMIHVLDGSNDAERRETLDGPPREYYRHGNQVSIYPADPQQKALDRRYTAKLFPRQLPDPASKLLSAYGVVRLGHERVAGRDATVYQLQPLDQYRYPHRFWVDEASSLLLKWVVMGMRKEATQIFAFTNIQMGGNVDRKLLKPTRQLQAVEIEAGNGLAQMPQEAHWDIKALPAGFKLLKQTSKTLPGKHRSVIHHLYSDGAATVSVFIEPFHQRLPLGLAHQGAMHMYVRQSGTHLVMALGEVPGVTVEAFANAYNAR is encoded by the coding sequence ATGAGTGCCTGCGCGGCACTATTGATGGCGCTGCCCGCCAGCCACGCCGCTGAAATGCTCGACAAGGACGATGCCAGCAAATTGCTGGAGCGCACTGCGGCAGCGGCAAAAACTGCGACTTACGCGGGCACCTATGTTTACCAGCACGGCGAGGAAATATCGAGCTATCGAATGATTCATGTGCTTGATGGCAGCAATGACGCCGAGCGGCGCGAAACACTGGATGGCCCGCCGCGTGAATACTACCGGCATGGCAATCAGGTGAGTATCTATCCAGCCGATCCGCAGCAAAAAGCCCTTGATCGCCGTTACACCGCCAAACTCTTTCCCCGGCAATTGCCTGATCCGGCGAGTAAATTGCTCAGCGCCTACGGTGTCGTCAGATTGGGGCATGAGCGCGTGGCCGGACGCGATGCGACGGTGTACCAATTGCAGCCGCTTGATCAATACCGCTACCCGCACCGCTTCTGGGTTGATGAAGCATCCAGCCTGCTGCTGAAGTGGGTTGTAATGGGTATGCGCAAGGAAGCAACGCAAATATTTGCCTTCACGAATATACAGATGGGAGGTAATGTTGATCGCAAATTGCTTAAACCCACGCGCCAGCTGCAGGCTGTAGAGATTGAAGCGGGTAATGGCCTGGCGCAGATGCCGCAAGAGGCGCATTGGGACATCAAAGCCTTGCCAGCCGGTTTCAAGCTGCTCAAACAAACCAGCAAAACGCTGCCGGGCAAACACCGCTCGGTGATTCATCACCTCTACAGTGATGGGGCGGCGACCGTTTCGGTATTTATTGAGCCATTCCATCAGCGTCTGCCGCTGGGGCTGGCGCACCAAGGCGCGATGCATATGTATGTGCGCCAGAGTGGCACACATCTGGTCATGGCGCTGGGCGAGGTGCCGGGCGTGACGGTTGAAGCGTTCGCGAATGCGTATAATGCGCGCTGA
- a CDS encoding sigma-E factor negative regulatory protein, whose translation MNEKVSALMDNELPAEQWPEVLDALKREPLLQQQWHDWHVSRDALQGQAGCSADFMRRFSARLAAEPVVIAPQRKQAFGAKRWLVPMTAAASVAFVGLAVWQFNFVPSSSTQPQQLAAVVTPAAQHKQVDAAEVRAYLAAHRDGVANPMGADHLARVSFEVGEQR comes from the coding sequence ATGAACGAAAAAGTATCAGCTTTGATGGACAATGAGCTGCCTGCCGAGCAGTGGCCTGAAGTGCTTGATGCCTTAAAGCGCGAACCATTGCTGCAGCAGCAATGGCATGACTGGCATGTCAGTCGCGACGCCTTGCAGGGGCAAGCAGGCTGCTCGGCCGATTTTATGCGCAGATTCTCAGCTCGCTTGGCTGCCGAGCCAGTCGTGATTGCGCCACAGCGCAAGCAGGCTTTTGGAGCCAAGCGCTGGTTGGTACCGATGACGGCGGCGGCATCAGTCGCTTTTGTGGGGCTTGCGGTCTGGCAATTTAATTTTGTACCAAGCAGCTCAACGCAGCCTCAGCAGCTCGCTGCGGTGGTGACCCCGGCTGCACAGCATAAGCAGGTGGATGCCGCGGAAGTGAGGGCTTATCTGGCTGCGCATCGCGATGGCGTAGCCAATCCGATGGGCGCAGATCATCTGGCACGGGTTTCGTTTGAAGTGGGAGAGCAGCGCTAG
- the rnr gene encoding ribonuclease R: protein MEKKLEKNPVPKKKPTRKITGLRAQDPYLEREKGRYEFPLPSREFMLQILAERGAPMMAEELAQLLDIREDEMVAFERRMQAMGREGQLLLNRKGALCLPEKLDLIPGKVQGHPDGFGFLLRDDGGDDLFLGPKEMDKVLHGDRVLARLIGVDRRGRPEGAIAEVLEHVNQRLVGRLHNERGVFFVTAEDKRISRDILLEAKNTGGAKAGQVVMVELLVQPSRYSQPVGRVIELLGNYDDPGMEIEIALRKHNLPHVFSPEAQAQADATPQKVKKKDWKPVQGVERVDLRDLPLVTIDGETARDFDDAVFAEKKGKGWRLVVAIADVSHYVTPNDALDLTAIERGNSVYFPRRVIPMLPEALSNGVCSLNPDVERLCMVCDMRVTQTGEIKKYQFYPAVMLSKARLTYTRVWDMLQNPKGEDAQANTHLMPHLKTLYALFKVFVAARHERGAIDFETQETEMHFDDFGKIKAIVPVVRNDAHKLIEECMLAANVCAANFLIKNEHAALYRVHEGPTPEKLKNLREYLRTMGLSLGGAEDPGAKDYAVLLESIKERPDAPLLQTMLLRSLSQAVYTPDNEGHFGLSYEAYAHFTSPIRRYPDLLVHRAIKAILAGKKYKPATKWEQLGVQCSMTERRADEASRDVQNWLKCYYMQDKIGEEFMGSVSAVTGFGMFVLLDDLYVEGLVHVSELGTDYFHYDEKRKELKGERSGQVYRITDRVKVRVVRVDLETSKIDFALVDDFGRLLGAKSAAADKNTAKTAPAARSGRTSRASEARPAVGTAAKPAGASTRSASAKPVVVLSDEPKLVRKKPGTATQRRRAQAAQNDEGAPAAGTRRRRRR from the coding sequence ATGGAAAAAAAACTGGAAAAAAATCCCGTCCCAAAGAAAAAACCGACCCGAAAAATTACCGGCTTGCGTGCCCAAGACCCCTATTTAGAGCGCGAAAAAGGGCGCTATGAGTTCCCTTTGCCCTCGCGTGAATTCATGCTGCAAATCCTTGCCGAGCGCGGTGCGCCGATGATGGCTGAGGAATTGGCCCAATTACTTGATATTCGTGAAGATGAAATGGTGGCGTTCGAGCGCCGCATGCAGGCGATGGGCCGCGAAGGGCAATTGCTGCTCAATCGCAAAGGCGCTTTGTGCTTGCCTGAAAAACTCGATCTGATTCCCGGCAAAGTGCAAGGCCATCCGGATGGTTTTGGCTTTTTGCTGCGCGATGATGGCGGCGATGATTTATTCCTTGGCCCCAAGGAAATGGACAAAGTCCTGCACGGCGACCGTGTGCTGGCGCGGCTGATCGGTGTTGATCGACGTGGTCGCCCTGAAGGCGCGATTGCCGAGGTGCTGGAGCATGTGAATCAGCGTCTGGTGGGGCGTCTGCATAATGAGCGCGGCGTATTTTTTGTGACTGCAGAAGACAAGCGCATTAGCCGCGATATTTTGCTCGAAGCCAAAAATACCGGTGGCGCTAAAGCTGGGCAGGTGGTGATGGTTGAATTGCTGGTACAGCCATCGCGCTATTCACAGCCAGTCGGCCGCGTGATCGAATTGCTCGGTAATTACGATGATCCGGGCATGGAAATCGAGATTGCGCTGCGCAAGCACAATCTGCCGCATGTGTTCTCACCTGAGGCGCAAGCGCAGGCTGATGCCACACCACAAAAAGTGAAGAAAAAAGACTGGAAGCCGGTACAGGGCGTTGAGCGCGTCGATTTGCGCGATTTGCCGCTGGTGACCATTGATGGCGAAACCGCGCGCGATTTTGATGACGCCGTTTTTGCCGAGAAGAAAGGCAAAGGTTGGCGACTGGTCGTGGCGATTGCCGACGTGAGCCATTATGTGACGCCGAATGATGCGCTCGATTTAACGGCCATTGAGCGCGGCAACTCGGTGTATTTCCCGCGTCGCGTGATCCCGATGCTGCCTGAAGCGCTGTCCAATGGCGTGTGCTCGCTCAATCCTGACGTTGAGCGGCTGTGCATGGTCTGCGATATGCGCGTGACGCAAACGGGTGAAATCAAGAAGTATCAATTCTATCCGGCTGTGATGCTGTCAAAGGCACGCCTGACCTATACCCGGGTGTGGGATATGCTGCAAAACCCCAAGGGTGAAGACGCACAGGCCAATACCCATCTCATGCCGCATTTAAAAACCCTGTATGCACTGTTCAAGGTCTTTGTTGCTGCCCGCCATGAACGTGGCGCGATTGATTTTGAAACGCAGGAAACCGAAATGCATTTTGATGACTTTGGCAAAATCAAAGCGATTGTTCCGGTAGTACGCAATGACGCGCATAAATTGATCGAGGAATGCATGCTGGCGGCCAATGTCTGCGCTGCTAATTTTCTGATTAAAAATGAGCATGCCGCTTTGTACCGCGTCCACGAAGGCCCCACGCCAGAGAAATTGAAAAATCTACGTGAATACTTGCGCACAATGGGGCTGAGTTTGGGCGGTGCGGAAGACCCGGGCGCGAAAGACTATGCAGTATTGCTTGAGAGCATTAAAGAGCGTCCTGACGCGCCTTTGCTGCAAACCATGCTGCTGCGCAGTCTGTCGCAAGCGGTGTACACACCCGATAACGAAGGCCATTTTGGCTTGAGTTATGAAGCGTATGCGCATTTCACGTCGCCAATTCGCCGGTATCCCGATTTGCTGGTTCATCGCGCGATCAAGGCGATTCTGGCGGGTAAAAAATACAAGCCAGCGACCAAGTGGGAGCAGCTCGGCGTGCAATGCTCGATGACCGAACGCCGCGCCGACGAAGCGAGCCGAGATGTGCAGAACTGGCTCAAGTGCTACTACATGCAGGACAAGATCGGCGAAGAGTTTATGGGCTCGGTGTCGGCAGTGACCGGCTTTGGCATGTTTGTATTGCTGGACGATCTGTACGTGGAAGGGCTGGTGCATGTTTCCGAGCTGGGCACTGACTATTTCCATTACGATGAAAAGCGCAAAGAGCTTAAAGGCGAGCGCAGTGGCCAGGTGTACCGGATTACTGATCGTGTGAAAGTACGCGTCGTTCGGGTTGATCTGGAAACCAGCAAAATCGACTTTGCGCTGGTTGATGATTTTGGTCGGCTGCTTGGCGCGAAAAGCGCAGCCGCAGATAAAAACACTGCTAAAACAGCCCCGGCAGCCCGTTCTGGCCGCACAAGTCGGGCCAGTGAGGCCAGACCTGCGGTAGGGACCGCGGCGAAACCTGCGGGTGCTAGCACTCGTTCCGCTAGTGCCAAGCCTGTGGTGGTCTTAAGCGACGAACCTAAACTTGTGCGCAAAAAGCCCGGCACCGCCACGCAGCGCCGCCGTGCGCAAGCCGCACAGAATGATGAGGGCGCACCGGCAGCGGGAACGCGCCGTCGCCGTCGTCGTTAG
- a CDS encoding EamA family transporter, producing MPWRDLLLALVVVSTWGFNFVVIQWGLQGLPPLLLGALRFLLVALPAIFFIPRPAIPAKYWLGYGVVWGVGQFGCLFTAMKLGMPAGLASVVLQSQAFFTLIFALLLLNERWRWYQLAGLLVAAGGLTLIGLSHGQSLSGQTMTLLGFSLTLCGAAGWALGNILIRHTAKQGIAVKPSSLIVWAALPPLAIFSLLTLLVDGPAVVGAALRHLSLQSVLAVLYLALIATILATSIWNDLLQRHSANLVAPFSLLVPWFGLASAALFLHEKLSVQQWLGALILMLGLLLNIFGARLRWPWQVKHA from the coding sequence ATGCCGTGGCGTGATTTATTGCTTGCGCTGGTGGTGGTGAGCACTTGGGGCTTTAACTTTGTCGTGATCCAGTGGGGCTTGCAGGGTTTGCCGCCGCTGCTGCTGGGGGCGCTGCGTTTTTTGCTGGTGGCGCTGCCGGCGATTTTCTTTATTCCACGCCCGGCGATTCCTGCAAAATACTGGCTGGGCTATGGCGTGGTCTGGGGCGTGGGGCAATTTGGTTGCCTATTCACCGCGATGAAACTGGGCATGCCCGCAGGCCTCGCGTCGGTGGTATTGCAATCACAGGCGTTTTTCACGCTGATTTTCGCGCTGCTACTGCTCAATGAACGCTGGCGCTGGTATCAGCTGGCGGGTTTGCTGGTGGCGGCAGGCGGCTTGACGCTGATTGGCCTATCGCACGGGCAAAGTCTGAGTGGCCAGACGATGACGCTGCTCGGATTTAGCCTCACACTGTGCGGCGCGGCGGGCTGGGCGCTGGGAAATATTCTAATTCGCCACACTGCCAAGCAGGGTATAGCCGTCAAGCCCAGTAGCCTTATTGTCTGGGCAGCATTACCCCCACTGGCTATCTTCAGCCTGTTAACGCTGCTTGTCGATGGCCCGGCCGTAGTGGGCGCTGCCCTTCGCCATCTATCATTGCAATCGGTGCTGGCGGTGCTATATCTGGCCTTGATTGCGACAATATTGGCCACCTCGATCTGGAATGATCTGCTGCAGCGGCATTCGGCTAATTTGGTTGCGCCATTTAGCCTGCTGGTGCCGTGGTTTGGGCTCGCCTCAGCGGCGCTGTTTCTGCATGAAAAGCTGAGCGTGCAGCAATGGCTGGGCGCGCTGATTTTGATGCTGGGATTATTGCTCAATATTTTTGGCGCACGCTTGCGCTGGCCATGGCAGGTAAAGCATGCGTGA
- a CDS encoding DUF2799 domain-containing protein, producing the protein MKIIRSLIMLIACAVLAGCAAMNESECRVGDWYGAGLRDGQQGEQSRIAEYADACGKLGIAPILADYQAGRQQGLRSYCQPENAYLLGRRGASYGNVCAPELQRAFLREYERGYQRYSLERDIQTQENKIAAAKRERKKLEEQIAKSESTEERRKLLRQLNQLGHEQSSAYRELNRLQLQLAE; encoded by the coding sequence ATGAAAATCATCCGAAGTTTAATCATGCTGATTGCCTGCGCAGTCCTCGCGGGTTGTGCCGCAATGAATGAATCCGAATGCCGCGTGGGCGATTGGTATGGTGCAGGTTTGCGCGATGGTCAGCAGGGCGAGCAAAGCCGAATTGCCGAATACGCCGATGCCTGCGGCAAGCTGGGCATTGCACCGATACTGGCCGACTATCAGGCTGGTCGTCAGCAAGGTCTGCGTAGTTACTGCCAGCCGGAAAACGCCTATCTGCTGGGCCGTCGCGGTGCCAGCTATGGCAATGTCTGCGCCCCCGAATTGCAACGGGCATTTTTGCGCGAGTACGAACGTGGCTATCAACGCTACAGCCTGGAGCGCGATATCCAGACCCAGGAAAATAAAATCGCAGCGGCCAAGCGAGAGCGCAAAAAACTCGAAGAGCAAATTGCCAAATCCGAATCGACGGAAGAGCGCCGCAAATTGCTACGCCAGCTCAACCAGCTCGGGCACGAACAAAGCAGCGCCTATCGCGAGCTGAACCGCCTGCAATTGCAGCTGGCGGAATGA
- a CDS encoding DUF1272 domain-containing protein codes for MLEMKPHCERCGRALPASSQAYICSFECTFCPTCSTQIFRHVCPNCQGELVLRPRRRPQEPNHAVA; via the coding sequence ATGCTTGAAATGAAACCTCACTGTGAACGCTGCGGCCGCGCACTGCCAGCTAGCTCGCAGGCCTATATCTGCTCGTTTGAATGCACTTTCTGCCCCACTTGCAGCACGCAGATTTTTCGCCATGTCTGCCCCAATTGCCAGGGCGAGCTGGTGCTGCGCCCGCGCCGCCGCCCGCAGGAACCCAATCATGCCGTGGCGTGA
- the rpoE gene encoding RNA polymerase sigma factor RpoE: MTQVTERDLDQELVRRAQAGDQRAFELLVVKYQRRIARLLSRMIRDPAELEDVSQEAFIKAYRALPSFRGESAFYTWLYRIAINTAKNYLSSLGRRPMMATEYEDEDGETLDAVAQVPDFHTPETELSNRQIVSTVNEAVEALPADLREAITLREMEGLSYEDIALAMDCPIGTVRSRIFRAREAIANRLRPLLSEVGKDKRW; this comes from the coding sequence TTGACACAGGTCACTGAGCGTGATTTAGACCAGGAGTTAGTGCGGCGAGCCCAAGCTGGTGATCAGCGTGCGTTCGAGTTGCTGGTGGTGAAATACCAGCGCCGGATTGCACGCCTGCTCTCGCGCATGATTCGTGATCCGGCCGAGCTGGAAGATGTGAGCCAGGAAGCCTTCATCAAGGCTTATCGGGCCTTGCCTTCGTTCCGTGGTGAAAGCGCTTTCTATACATGGCTCTACCGGATTGCCATCAATACGGCCAAAAACTACCTGTCATCGCTCGGCCGTCGCCCAATGATGGCGACCGAATACGAGGATGAAGACGGCGAAACGCTGGACGCGGTGGCCCAGGTGCCGGATTTTCACACGCCTGAAACTGAACTATCAAATCGGCAAATTGTCTCTACGGTAAATGAGGCCGTTGAGGCGCTTCCAGCTGATTTGCGCGAGGCAATTACCTTGCGGGAAATGGAGGGCCTCAGTTATGAAGACATCGCACTGGCGATGGACTGCCCGATTGGCACGGTACGCAGCCGGATTTTCCGGGCGCGCGAGGCGATTGCCAACCGCTTGCGGCCTTTACTCAGCGAAGTGGGTAAGGACAAACGATGGTAG
- a CDS encoding protein YgfX, translated as MLPAVLQINPASKWQRGFLCLTHALALLNAWWLAWPWALMLSALLLLSLRFYWLKAQVVNQIQCLPDGLLDVHTRAGQRYSMQLLASSVLTAHVLVLHLRGDGQKFQVVIWPDSAPAEVLRQWRVYLRWIWPNLHRK; from the coding sequence ATGCTGCCTGCGGTTCTGCAGATCAACCCCGCGTCGAAATGGCAGCGGGGTTTTTTGTGTCTAACGCACGCTCTGGCGCTGCTGAATGCCTGGTGGCTGGCCTGGCCATGGGCCTTGATGCTGAGCGCGCTGCTCTTGCTGTCTTTGCGTTTTTATTGGCTTAAAGCTCAAGTGGTTAACCAGATCCAGTGTTTGCCGGATGGATTGTTGGATGTTCACACTCGTGCAGGGCAGCGATACAGCATGCAACTACTGGCTTCCAGCGTATTGACTGCGCATGTGCTGGTGCTGCATTTGCGTGGCGATGGGCAGAAATTCCAGGTGGTGATTTGGCCAGATAGCGCGCCAGCCGAGGTGCTGCGCCAATGGCGCGTGTATCTGCGCTGGATCTGGCCAAATTTGCATCGCAAATAA